A single genomic interval of Methylocystis sp. IM3 harbors:
- the dapB gene encoding 4-hydroxy-tetrahydrodipicolinate reductase has protein sequence MSELRLVVVGAAGRMGRMLTQTIPDTLGVRLVAALEAEGSSAIGADSGAAFGLPPTGVPVTSDIPAALAQADAVIDFSTPAATAAMSKAAAAARVAHVIGTTGLTAEDLARIAEEARDTVVVRSGNMSLGVNLLAGLVEKAAKALGPGWDAEIVEMHHKLKVDAPSGTALLLGEAVARGRGIDLAEHSARGRDGVTGARKPGDIGFAALRGGTVVGDHTVIFAGMGERIEFSHRAEDRGIFARGALAAALWTRGKTPGLYSMADVLGLSGA, from the coding sequence ATGAGCGAATTGCGTCTGGTCGTGGTAGGCGCGGCGGGCCGCATGGGCCGTATGCTGACGCAGACCATCCCCGACACGCTGGGCGTGCGGCTCGTCGCGGCTCTGGAAGCGGAGGGGTCCTCGGCCATCGGCGCGGACAGCGGCGCCGCCTTCGGACTGCCGCCGACGGGCGTTCCGGTCACCAGCGACATTCCCGCCGCATTGGCCCAGGCCGACGCCGTCATCGATTTTTCGACGCCCGCCGCCACGGCGGCCATGTCCAAAGCGGCGGCGGCGGCGCGCGTCGCCCATGTCATCGGCACGACCGGACTGACGGCCGAGGATCTCGCCCGGATCGCCGAGGAGGCCCGCGACACGGTCGTCGTGCGCTCGGGCAATATGAGCCTCGGCGTCAATCTTCTCGCCGGACTCGTCGAGAAGGCGGCCAAGGCGCTCGGTCCCGGCTGGGACGCCGAGATCGTCGAAATGCACCACAAGCTGAAGGTCGACGCGCCGTCGGGCACGGCCCTGCTGCTCGGCGAGGCCGTGGCGCGGGGCAGGGGAATCGACCTTGCCGAACACAGCGCGCGCGGGCGCGACGGCGTGACCGGCGCCCGCAAGCCTGGCGACATCGGCTTCGCGGCGCTGCGCGGCGGGACGGTCGTGGGCGACCACACGGTGATCTTCGCCGGCATGGGAGAGCGGATCGAGTTCTCGCATCGCGCCGAGGACCGGGGCATTTTCGCACGCGGCGCCCTTGCGGCGGCGCTCTGGACCCGGGGCAAGACGCCGGGCCTCTATTCCATGGCCGACGTTCTCGGCCTCTCTGGCGCCTGA
- the mog gene encoding molybdopterin adenylyltransferase: MTDTRSEAVIGVVTASDRASAGVYKDESGPAIEAYLSAVLTTPFRIERRIIPDGFESVRDTLIELADAVGCDLIVTTGGTGPSPRDLTPEATLAACPRELPGFGELMRQVSLAQTPTAILSRQVAAHRGKCLVINLPGKPAAIELCLDAVMPAVPYCLDLIGAAYIETDPARVKAFRPKK; encoded by the coding sequence ATGACCGACACCAGAAGCGAGGCCGTCATCGGCGTCGTCACCGCCTCGGACCGCGCCAGCGCCGGCGTTTACAAGGACGAGAGCGGCCCGGCGATCGAGGCCTATCTTTCCGCCGTCCTCACGACGCCTTTCCGCATCGAGCGGCGCATCATCCCGGACGGGTTCGAGAGCGTGCGCGACACGCTCATCGAGCTCGCCGACGCTGTGGGCTGCGATCTGATCGTCACGACAGGCGGTACCGGCCCGAGCCCGCGCGACCTCACGCCCGAGGCGACGCTCGCGGCCTGTCCGCGCGAACTGCCGGGGTTCGGCGAGCTGATGCGCCAGGTCTCGCTGGCGCAGACGCCCACCGCCATCCTCTCGCGCCAGGTGGCCGCCCATCGCGGCAAATGCCTCGTCATAAACCTGCCCGGCAAACCTGCCGCGATCGAACTCTGCCTCGACGCCGTAATGCCCGCCGTGCCCTATTGCCTCGACCTGATCGGCGCCGCCTATATCGAGACCGATCCTGCCCGCGTCAAAGCCTTCCGGCCCAAGAAGTAG
- a CDS encoding TonB-dependent receptor, with translation MSLCALSAAFISVAPSTFAQQALPTIEVGKARKTVARTQAPRPTRPVQAAPAAAAPAPGPAQPSEPTPFVPSEQVLGYGPSGVVGYVARGTSTATKTNTPIIDIPQSITILTKQQLQDRNSVSLNQALTYVPGVTVTGGEGNKDAVTIRGQSTSADFYRDGVRDDAEYYRDLYNIQAVEVLKGPSALTFGRGGGGGVINRVTKKADGETIRNIETSFGSFGRKRVTADLGQAVSDTLAVRLNALYEQSYGYRNFFRMERYGVNPTLTWKPLEKTFVTLGYEHYHDRRFNDRGIPSVGIGSFVEGFPAGLAAFAPGYPSPAPRWQFFGDVNPSAMANNYARVDVNSVDLNIEHTTDFGLEIRNHTVYANYQKRYANTFPGENVLLFEGPPGGQMEIEGYVHNTPRRNVFNQTDLVYRFEMTPEIKHTLLMGSEVGNQKSASERNLSCFGTPENNFNVACDGSAVAVDAPFFNPTIYNPMVYGDARERRYTNLDVASGYVQDQIAVTNYFDILAGVRFDHFDLTFRGADFPLPPGADPAGQATEQAEGEIVDSLNQTIRNVTNKWSPRLGVVFKPTPDLSYYFAYSRSFLPASSDQFVVLTPSLAALSPQGFENLEVGTKYQITPRLLLTGALYQLNRSNQPVTVNAFNAVAANTRTRGGEVGLVGYVTDEWQASLGYGFQSGRVLNASYFPNPADPWLVYSGKVTPNVPRNTYSFWNKVDISSLFDAGPGALGLGGGVIYNAKFYPAIDNAVVVPGYARVDAAAYVKLSERVNAQLNIENLLGARYYVAATNNNNIMPGAPRSAFVTVNAKF, from the coding sequence GTGAGCCTTTGCGCTCTCAGCGCCGCATTCATTTCCGTCGCGCCGTCCACCTTCGCCCAGCAGGCGCTTCCCACGATCGAGGTCGGCAAGGCGCGCAAGACAGTCGCGCGCACCCAGGCCCCGCGCCCGACGCGTCCCGTGCAGGCGGCGCCGGCCGCCGCGGCGCCTGCGCCTGGACCTGCGCAACCCTCCGAGCCCACGCCCTTCGTGCCTTCCGAGCAAGTGCTCGGCTACGGCCCGAGCGGAGTGGTCGGCTATGTCGCGCGCGGCACCTCGACGGCGACCAAGACGAACACGCCGATCATCGACATTCCCCAGTCGATCACGATTCTTACCAAGCAACAGCTTCAGGATCGCAACAGCGTGTCGCTGAATCAGGCGCTCACCTATGTGCCGGGCGTGACGGTGACGGGCGGCGAGGGCAACAAGGACGCGGTCACGATCCGCGGCCAGAGCACCTCGGCCGACTTCTACAGGGACGGCGTGCGTGACGACGCCGAATATTACCGCGACCTCTACAACATACAGGCGGTCGAGGTTCTGAAAGGACCGAGCGCGCTGACCTTCGGTCGCGGCGGCGGTGGCGGCGTCATCAACCGCGTCACCAAGAAGGCCGATGGCGAGACCATCCGCAATATCGAGACGAGTTTCGGCAGCTTCGGCCGCAAGCGCGTGACGGCGGATCTGGGCCAGGCGGTGTCGGACACGCTCGCCGTTCGCCTGAACGCGCTTTACGAGCAGTCCTACGGCTATCGCAATTTCTTTCGGATGGAGCGGTACGGCGTCAATCCGACGCTGACCTGGAAGCCGCTCGAGAAGACCTTCGTGACGCTCGGCTATGAGCATTACCACGACCGGCGCTTCAACGACCGGGGCATTCCGTCGGTCGGCATCGGCTCTTTCGTCGAGGGCTTCCCCGCCGGCCTCGCGGCCTTCGCGCCGGGCTATCCCTCGCCTGCGCCGCGCTGGCAATTCTTCGGCGACGTCAACCCGAGCGCGATGGCGAACAATTACGCCCGCGTGGATGTGAACTCCGTCGATCTCAATATCGAGCACACAACCGATTTTGGCCTCGAAATCCGTAACCACACGGTCTACGCCAACTACCAGAAGCGCTACGCCAATACTTTCCCGGGCGAGAATGTCCTTCTCTTCGAGGGGCCGCCCGGCGGGCAGATGGAAATCGAAGGCTACGTCCACAACACGCCACGGCGCAATGTCTTCAACCAGACAGACCTCGTCTATCGTTTCGAGATGACGCCCGAGATCAAGCACACGCTGCTCATGGGCTCGGAGGTCGGCAATCAGAAATCGGCGAGCGAGCGCAATCTCTCCTGCTTTGGCACGCCGGAGAATAACTTCAATGTCGCCTGCGACGGCAGCGCGGTCGCGGTTGACGCGCCCTTCTTCAACCCGACGATCTATAATCCCATGGTCTACGGCGACGCGCGCGAGCGTCGCTACACGAATCTCGACGTGGCCTCGGGCTATGTTCAGGATCAGATCGCGGTCACGAATTATTTCGACATTCTCGCCGGCGTGCGGTTCGACCATTTCGATCTGACATTCCGCGGCGCGGATTTCCCGCTTCCACCGGGCGCCGATCCGGCGGGGCAGGCGACGGAGCAGGCGGAAGGCGAAATCGTCGACTCGCTCAACCAGACCATTCGCAACGTCACCAACAAATGGTCGCCGCGACTTGGCGTCGTCTTCAAACCGACGCCGGATCTCTCGTATTACTTCGCTTATTCGCGCTCCTTCCTGCCCGCCTCCAGCGATCAGTTCGTCGTGCTGACGCCGTCTCTCGCCGCGCTGTCGCCGCAGGGCTTCGAGAATCTCGAAGTCGGAACGAAATACCAAATCACGCCTCGGTTGCTGCTCACCGGCGCGCTCTATCAGCTCAATCGCTCGAACCAGCCTGTCACGGTCAACGCCTTCAACGCGGTCGCCGCCAATACGCGGACGCGGGGCGGCGAAGTCGGACTCGTCGGCTATGTCACAGACGAGTGGCAGGCCTCGCTTGGCTATGGTTTTCAGTCCGGCCGCGTGCTGAACGCCAGCTATTTTCCAAATCCAGCCGATCCGTGGCTCGTCTATTCGGGCAAGGTGACGCCCAATGTCCCGCGCAACACCTATTCCTTCTGGAACAAGGTCGACATTTCGTCGCTCTTCGACGCCGGGCCGGGGGCGCTGGGTCTTGGCGGCGGCGTCATCTACAACGCCAAATTCTATCCGGCGATTGACAACGCCGTCGTCGTCCCCGGCTACGCCCGCGTCGATGCGGCGGCCTATGTGAAGCTCAGCGAACGGGTCAACGCGCAGCTCAATATCGAAAATCTGCTCGGGGCGCGATATTACGTCGCCGCGACCAACAATAATAATATCATGCCCGGCGCGCCGCGTTCAGCGTTCGTCACAGTAAACGCGAAGTTTTAA
- the thiC gene encoding phosphomethylpyrimidine synthase ThiC produces the protein MNLHDKRTPLTVTTGPIGKSRKVYSSPEGRDDIRVPFREIPLDPSSGEPPLRVYDQSGPYGCGNFTPDLSAGLPAARPWLATRAGLETYEGRAVKPEDNGFAEGERLVPPCPAERKLYRAAGAAPVTQLEFARAGTITEEMIFVAHRENLCRARALDVAKERIADGESFGAEIPEYVTPEFVRAEIARGRAIIPANINHPELEPVVIGRNFLVKVNANIGNSAVTSSVAEEVEKMVWASRWGADTVMDLSTGRNIHNIRDWIIRNASVPIGTVPIYQALEKVGGDALKLDWEVFKDTLIEQAEQGVDYFTIHAGVRLAYVPLTANRVTGIVSRGGSIMARWCLSKHKESFLYERFDEICDIMRKYDVSFSLGDGLRPGSNADANDAAQFAELETLGELTKIAWEKGCQVMIEGPGHVPMHKIKANMDKQLKACGEAPFYTLGPLVTDVAPGYDHITSGIGAAMIGWFGTAMLCYVTPKEHLGLPDRDDVKTGVITYRIAAHAADLAKGHPAARERDDAMSRARFDFRWTDQFEIGLDPDTARDYHDETMPKEAHKLAHFCSMCGPKFCSMQITRDLREEAAAIAEREKGMADKAEEFVEKGAEIYVAR, from the coding sequence ATGAACCTGCACGACAAACGCACGCCCCTGACCGTCACCACCGGCCCCATCGGCAAGTCGCGCAAGGTCTATTCCTCGCCCGAGGGGCGCGATGACATCCGCGTTCCCTTCCGCGAAATCCCGCTCGATCCCTCATCCGGCGAACCGCCGCTGCGCGTCTACGATCAGTCCGGCCCCTACGGCTGCGGGAATTTCACGCCCGACCTCTCGGCGGGCCTGCCGGCGGCGCGGCCCTGGCTCGCGACCCGCGCGGGGCTCGAGACCTATGAGGGACGCGCCGTGAAGCCGGAGGACAATGGCTTCGCCGAGGGCGAGCGGCTCGTGCCGCCGTGCCCGGCCGAGCGCAAGCTCTATCGCGCCGCGGGCGCGGCGCCCGTCACACAGCTGGAATTCGCGCGCGCCGGGACCATCACGGAAGAGATGATCTTCGTGGCGCATCGCGAAAATCTCTGCCGCGCGCGCGCGCTCGACGTGGCGAAAGAGCGCATCGCCGACGGCGAGAGCTTCGGGGCGGAAATTCCGGAATATGTCACGCCCGAATTCGTGCGCGCGGAGATTGCGCGCGGGCGGGCGATCATTCCGGCGAACATCAATCACCCCGAGCTGGAGCCGGTCGTCATTGGCCGCAACTTCCTCGTCAAGGTCAACGCCAATATCGGCAATTCGGCCGTGACTTCTTCGGTGGCGGAAGAGGTGGAGAAGATGGTCTGGGCCTCGCGCTGGGGCGCCGACACGGTCATGGACCTCTCCACGGGGCGCAATATCCATAACATCCGCGACTGGATCATCCGCAACGCCTCCGTGCCGATCGGCACTGTGCCGATCTATCAGGCGCTGGAGAAGGTCGGCGGCGATGCGCTCAAGCTCGATTGGGAGGTGTTCAAGGACACGCTGATCGAGCAGGCGGAGCAGGGCGTCGATTACTTCACAATCCATGCCGGCGTGCGGCTCGCTTATGTCCCGCTCACCGCCAATCGCGTCACGGGCATCGTCTCGCGCGGCGGATCCATCATGGCGCGCTGGTGCCTCTCCAAGCACAAGGAGAGCTTCCTTTACGAACGCTTCGACGAGATTTGCGACATCATGCGCAAATATGACGTCTCCTTCTCGCTCGGCGACGGGCTGCGCCCCGGCTCCAACGCCGACGCCAATGACGCCGCGCAATTCGCCGAGCTGGAGACTCTGGGCGAATTGACGAAGATCGCCTGGGAGAAGGGCTGTCAGGTGATGATCGAAGGCCCCGGCCATGTGCCGATGCACAAGATCAAGGCCAATATGGACAAGCAGCTCAAGGCCTGCGGCGAGGCGCCTTTCTATACGCTCGGGCCGCTCGTGACCGACGTTGCGCCGGGCTACGACCACATCACCTCGGGCATTGGCGCGGCGATGATCGGCTGGTTCGGCACGGCGATGCTCTGCTACGTCACGCCGAAGGAGCATCTGGGCCTGCCCGACCGCGACGACGTGAAGACCGGCGTCATCACCTATCGCATCGCCGCCCATGCCGCCGACCTCGCCAAGGGCCATCCGGCGGCGCGCGAGCGCGACGACGCCATGAGCCGGGCTCGCTTCGATTTCCGCTGGACCGATCAATTCGAGATCGGACTCGATCCCGATACGGCCCGCGACTACCATGACGAAACCATGCCCAAGGAGGCGCACAAGCTCGCGCATTTCTGCTCCATGTGCGGGCCGAAATTCTGCTCCATGCAGATCACCCGCGACCTGCGCGAGGAGGCCGCGGCCATCGCCGAGCGCGAAAAAGGCATGGCCGACAAGGCGGAAGAGTTCGTGGAGAAGGGCGCGGAAATCTATGTCGCGCGGTAA
- a CDS encoding septal ring lytic transglycosylase RlpA family protein has product MKRISVVVALLGLMTIPAAADVLAAREPGAEPQQQQAPEGHYGRASQGVPGNAMPDGAHSFTAKASYYGGGPRRYEPNTHTASGERFNQWGLTAAHRTLPLGTRLLVTHHGRSVVVRVNDRGPAAWTGRSLDLSRGAATRIGLIANGTGPVLVQVLNGG; this is encoded by the coding sequence ATGAAGCGTATATCTGTTGTGGTTGCCCTTCTCGGTCTCATGACCATTCCCGCCGCCGCGGATGTTCTCGCCGCACGCGAACCAGGGGCCGAACCACAACAACAGCAGGCGCCTGAAGGTCATTATGGCAGAGCGAGCCAGGGCGTTCCCGGCAATGCCATGCCCGATGGCGCCCATTCCTTCACGGCCAAGGCGTCCTATTACGGCGGCGGCCCGCGTCGCTATGAACCCAATACGCACACCGCGAGCGGCGAGCGGTTCAATCAGTGGGGCCTGACCGCGGCCCATCGCACGCTGCCGCTCGGCACGCGGCTGCTCGTGACGCACCATGGCCGCTCGGTCGTTGTAAGGGTGAATGATCGCGGGCCGGCGGCCTGGACCGGTCGAAGCCTCGATCTTTCGCGGGGCGCCGCGACGCGCATCGGCCTCATCGCCAATGGAACCGGGCCCGTGCTGGTGCAGGTCCTCAACGGCGGTTGA
- a CDS encoding alpha-ketoglutarate-dependent dioxygenase AlkB family protein encodes MLERAPGAFHHPGWLDSAAQERLAEAIADVIARAPLFVSRMPKSGLPMSVRMTNCGPLGWMSDKDRGYRYEATHPETGAPWAPIPAMLLDSWAALTGYPKPPEACLINVYSDDARMGLHQDRDEQDFAAPILSFSLGADCRFRLGGQKRTDKTLAFTLSAGDALVLSGPARRAFHGVDRILPSILTPLPAPLSGLGARVNLTLRRVTF; translated from the coding sequence TTGCTCGAACGCGCGCCCGGCGCCTTCCATCATCCCGGCTGGCTCGATTCGGCCGCGCAGGAGCGGCTGGCCGAGGCGATCGCGGATGTGATCGCCCGCGCGCCGCTCTTCGTGTCCCGGATGCCGAAGTCCGGCCTGCCCATGTCGGTGCGCATGACCAATTGCGGGCCGCTCGGCTGGATGAGCGACAAGGACCGCGGCTATCGCTACGAGGCGACGCATCCGGAAACCGGCGCGCCATGGGCGCCGATTCCCGCCATGCTGCTCGACTCCTGGGCGGCGCTCACCGGCTACCCGAAGCCGCCGGAAGCCTGCCTGATCAACGTCTATTCCGACGACGCCAGGATGGGCTTGCATCAGGACCGCGACGAACAGGATTTCGCGGCGCCGATTCTCTCTTTCTCATTGGGAGCGGATTGTCGCTTCAGGCTAGGCGGACAGAAGCGCACAGACAAGACTCTCGCCTTCACGCTATCCGCAGGCGATGCGCTCGTTCTCTCCGGCCCGGCGCGGCGCGCGTTTCACGGCGTGGATCGGATTTTGCCATCGATTCTCACACCGTTGCCTGCGCCGCTCTCCGGCCTTGGCGCGCGGGTGAACCTCACCTTGCGCCGGGTGACGTTTTGA
- a CDS encoding Uma2 family endonuclease, with amino-acid sequence MTTPKQTPPRMTVDEFLVWAAGRPGRYELIGGEVVAQASERAKHWTIKLATHVALLNAVKAKSLDCHVVPDGATVRIDERTAYEPDALVYCGREVDGDSMVVENPVIVVEILSPTTGRNDKGRKLADYFRLPSLAHYLIVDTDAPLIIHHQRRPDGDILTHILRDGILSLDPPGLTLALSEIYASR; translated from the coding sequence ATGACCACGCCCAAGCAAACGCCGCCCCGCATGACGGTCGACGAATTCCTTGTCTGGGCGGCGGGCCGTCCCGGCCGCTACGAACTCATCGGCGGCGAGGTCGTGGCTCAGGCGTCAGAGCGGGCGAAGCATTGGACGATCAAGCTCGCGACGCATGTCGCCTTGCTCAACGCCGTGAAAGCCAAGTCCCTCGATTGCCATGTCGTGCCGGATGGCGCGACTGTCAGGATCGATGAGAGGACCGCTTACGAGCCTGACGCGTTGGTTTACTGCGGACGCGAAGTGGATGGCGACTCCATGGTCGTCGAAAATCCGGTCATCGTGGTGGAAATTCTTTCTCCGACGACCGGGCGAAACGATAAGGGGCGCAAGCTTGCAGACTATTTCCGCCTGCCGAGCCTCGCCCATTATCTCATCGTCGATACGGACGCGCCGCTGATCATCCACCACCAGCGCCGGCCCGACGGCGACATTCTCACGCATATTCTGCGGGACGGAATATTGTCGCTCGATCCGCCGGGCCTCACGCTTGCGCTGTCGGAGATTTACGCAAGCAGGTAG
- a CDS encoding 2,3-bisphosphoglycerate-dependent phosphoglycerate mutase: MHRTLVLVRHGQSEWNAKNLFTGWKNPDLTPLGIEEARRAGRELRKLDLLFSVGFTSALLRAQHTLQLIFEELGQSNVPTVKDRALNERHYGDLSGLNKDEAREQWGEEQVRLWRRSYDVPPPGGESLKDTVARVVPFYVQRILPPVMRGERVLVAAHGNSLRALCMVLEQMTPESISTLEIATGIPIIYKLNADSTVASKTVLEP, from the coding sequence ATGCACCGCACCCTCGTCCTCGTCCGGCACGGCCAGAGCGAATGGAACGCGAAGAATCTCTTCACGGGCTGGAAGAATCCCGACCTCACGCCGCTGGGCATAGAGGAGGCGCGGCGCGCGGGCCGTGAATTGCGCAAGCTCGATCTCCTTTTCAGCGTCGGCTTCACCTCCGCGCTGCTGCGCGCGCAGCATACGTTGCAGCTCATCTTCGAGGAGCTGGGCCAGTCCAATGTGCCGACGGTGAAGGACCGCGCCCTCAACGAGCGCCATTACGGCGACCTCTCCGGCCTCAACAAGGACGAGGCGCGCGAGCAATGGGGCGAGGAGCAGGTGCGCCTGTGGCGGCGCTCCTATGATGTGCCGCCGCCGGGCGGCGAAAGCCTCAAGGACACTGTCGCGCGCGTCGTGCCGTTCTACGTCCAGCGCATTCTGCCGCCGGTGATGCGCGGCGAGCGCGTGCTGGTCGCGGCTCACGGCAATTCGCTGCGCGCGCTGTGCATGGTGCTGGAGCAGATGACGCCGGAGAGCATCTCCACGCTCGAAATCGCGACCGGCATTCCGATCATCTACAAGCTCAACGCCGATTCGACGGTCGCCTCCAAGACGGTTCTGGAGCCCTGA
- a CDS encoding SulP family inorganic anion transporter → MSIDVVGGGAARGARFVELFMPKLVTALREGYGLAQLRADSVAGLTVAIVALPLSMAIAIASGASPAQGLYTAIVGGFLVSALGGSRFQIGGPAGAFIVLVSTVVATQGMEGLVIATFLSGLMMAAMGLLRLGTFIKFIPFPVTVGFTAGIAVIIFASQLRELLGLTLAEGEPGPLHEKIPVLVAAAPSVTLEAVALSFGTVAVIVALKYARPHWPGMLIAVAAAAAVAAGLHLPVATIGSKFGGIPNILPAPVLPDLSLEKIQAALPAAASFALLGSIESLLSAVVADGMTGRRHRSNCELVAQGVANMGSALFGGFCVTGTIARTATNVRAGAHGPVAGILHALFLLLFMLLAAPLAAYIPLAALAGVLVIVAWNMVERPAIAVLVRSGWGDAAVLAATFFLTIFRELSEAIMVGFAMGSVLFIYRMSQATAVQKSRPLVREDAPDEGRAYDETRAADPEVVVYRIVGAFFFGAAASIGSVLDRISDSYKALIIDFSEAPFLDSTGANVMEGLAHKAHRKGVQLFVTGASPDIRRALTLHGLDPKQVGYAATVDEALAQYDQTHPGHRAAHPAVSMG, encoded by the coding sequence ATGTCGATTGACGTGGTGGGGGGAGGCGCCGCTCGAGGGGCGCGGTTTGTCGAGCTTTTCATGCCGAAGCTGGTGACGGCGCTGCGGGAGGGCTACGGCCTGGCCCAATTGCGCGCGGACTCCGTCGCAGGGCTGACGGTCGCCATTGTGGCGCTGCCGCTTTCCATGGCGATCGCGATCGCCTCGGGCGCGAGCCCTGCCCAGGGCCTTTACACCGCCATCGTCGGCGGGTTTCTGGTTTCGGCTCTGGGCGGTTCGCGGTTCCAGATCGGCGGCCCAGCCGGCGCCTTCATTGTTCTCGTCTCCACCGTGGTCGCAACGCAGGGGATGGAAGGGCTCGTCATCGCGACTTTCCTCTCCGGGCTCATGATGGCCGCCATGGGGCTGCTGCGCCTCGGGACCTTCATCAAGTTCATTCCGTTTCCCGTGACGGTGGGCTTCACGGCGGGGATTGCGGTCATCATCTTCGCGAGCCAGCTCAGGGAGTTGCTCGGTTTGACCCTGGCCGAGGGCGAGCCGGGGCCGCTTCACGAGAAGATTCCCGTGCTTGTCGCGGCGGCGCCCAGCGTCACGTTGGAGGCGGTCGCCCTGTCGTTCGGGACTGTCGCCGTCATCGTCGCGCTGAAATATGCGCGCCCGCATTGGCCGGGAATGCTGATCGCTGTTGCAGCCGCCGCTGCGGTCGCGGCTGGCCTGCATCTGCCGGTCGCGACGATCGGCTCGAAATTCGGCGGCATCCCAAACATTCTGCCCGCGCCCGTGCTGCCCGATCTCTCGCTCGAGAAAATTCAGGCGGCGCTGCCGGCCGCGGCGTCCTTCGCGCTGCTCGGCTCCATCGAGTCTCTGCTCTCGGCCGTCGTCGCGGATGGCATGACAGGCCGGCGGCACCGCTCCAATTGCGAGTTGGTGGCGCAGGGCGTCGCCAATATGGGCTCGGCCCTGTTCGGAGGCTTCTGCGTCACCGGCACGATCGCCCGCACCGCGACCAACGTCAGGGCCGGCGCCCATGGCCCGGTCGCGGGCATATTGCACGCGCTTTTCCTGTTGCTGTTCATGCTGCTCGCCGCGCCGCTCGCGGCCTATATCCCGCTCGCCGCACTTGCCGGCGTGCTGGTGATCGTCGCCTGGAACATGGTCGAGCGGCCCGCGATTGCGGTGCTGGTGCGGTCGGGATGGGGGGACGCGGCCGTGCTGGCGGCGACCTTCTTCCTCACCATCTTCCGCGAGCTGAGCGAAGCGATCATGGTCGGTTTCGCGATGGGCTCGGTCCTGTTCATCTACCGGATGTCACAGGCGACGGCTGTCCAAAAGAGCCGGCCGCTCGTGCGCGAGGACGCGCCGGACGAGGGCCGGGCCTATGACGAGACGCGCGCCGCCGATCCCGAAGTGGTGGTCTATCGGATCGTCGGGGCCTTCTTCTTCGGCGCGGCGGCGTCGATCGGCTCGGTGCTCGACCGCATTTCCGACAGCTACAAGGCGCTGATCATCGACTTCTCGGAGGCGCCCTTTCTCGACTCGACGGGCGCCAATGTCATGGAGGGGCTCGCGCACAAGGCGCATCGCAAAGGCGTGCAGCTCTTCGTGACGGGCGCCAGCCCGGACATCCGCCGCGCCCTGACGCTGCACGGGCTCGACCCGAAGCAGGTTGGCTATGCGGCGACGGTGGACGAAGCTCTCGCGCAATATGACCAGACGCATCCCGGTCATCGCGCCGCGCATCCAGCCGTCTCGATGGGCTGA
- a CDS encoding cytochrome c-554, whose protein sequence is MKTISLLTFAASVAFAASAGQAFAAGDAAAGEKVFAKCKACHQVGEGAKNAVAPELNGLNGRKAGSVEGYNYSEPMKSSGITWDEASFKEFIKNPKAKVPGTKMIFQGLANDADQENVWAYLAQFNAEGKK, encoded by the coding sequence ATGAAGACGATTTCCCTGCTGACGTTCGCTGCGAGCGTCGCTTTCGCCGCTTCCGCCGGCCAGGCCTTCGCCGCTGGCGACGCCGCCGCGGGCGAAAAGGTCTTCGCCAAGTGCAAAGCCTGCCATCAGGTTGGCGAAGGCGCGAAGAACGCCGTCGCGCCGGAGCTGAATGGCCTGAACGGCCGCAAGGCCGGCTCGGTCGAGGGCTACAACTATTCCGAGCCGATGAAGAGCTCGGGCATCACCTGGGACGAGGCCTCCTTCAAGGAGTTCATCAAGAACCCGAAGGCCAAGGTGCCGGGCACCAAGATGATCTTCCAGGGCCTCGCCAACGACGCCGATCAGGAGAACGTCTGGGCCTACCTCGCCCAGTTCAACGCCGAGGGCAAGAAGTAA